A single genomic interval of Helianthus annuus cultivar XRQ/B chromosome 13, HanXRQr2.0-SUNRISE, whole genome shotgun sequence harbors:
- the LOC110901492 gene encoding extensin-like, with protein sequence MPPRVRGNGKGPMRGGPSAAGYSHRRTPSASFSSSDSHNLWGHSYEPARHSISLSSSPSFHLSFGLPVPDEPQHSHHSQHSHHSHESHQSYHSLHSHSFHHSDSTYSPAQFNPNDYVNDFLGYNPLGPEDHFSQEMEMGDDPDPEMQTGTPGHPISISSGSPFQGSPYRGPDSFQERMANYDWYFTPSYHSSPAQPLLIEPQLQAVSPPPFPVEEPPQQPPQPPPEPPRRRRNAHMSVRGGPRFSSPHGSSSFPPIPEDPQMGGPSNAVPENDPPPASYAPPQPPTGFDNPIPT encoded by the coding sequence ATGCCTCCAAGAGTTAGGGGTAATGGAAAGGGTCCCATGCGAGGGGGACCATCAGCAGCAGGATATTCACACCGACGCACTCCATCTGCGTCATTTTCCAGTTCTGACTCTCACAATCTGTGGGGTCACTCTTACGAGCCAGCGAGACATTCCATCTCGTTGAGCTCCTCACCGTCATTTCATCTATCTTTCGGGCTGCCTGTCCCAGACGAGCCCCAACATTCACACCATTCTCAACACTCCCATCACTCCCACGAATCTCACCAGTCTTACCACTCGTTGCACTCTCATTCCTTCCATCATTCGGATTCTACCTACTCGCCGGCACAGTTTAATCCGAATGATTATGTTAACGACTTTTTAGGCTACAACCCTTTGGGCCCTGAGGACCACTTTTCTCAGGAAATGGAGATGGGCGACGACCCAGATCCGGAGATGCAAACCGGAACACCGGGCCACCCAATTAGCATTTCAAGCGGTTCCCCATTTCAGGGATCACCGTACCGTGGGCCCGATTCATTTCAAGAGAGGATGGCCAATTATGATTGGTATTTTACTCCTTCATACCATAGCTCTCCAGCTCAACCTCTTTTGATTGAGcctcagcttcaagcagtttcaCCTCCACCATTTCCTGTTGAGGAGCCGCCTCAACAGCCACCTCAGCCACCTCCCGAGCCTCCAAGGCGAAGGAGGAATGCGCACATGTCAGTGCGAGGAGGACCTCGTTTTAGCTCTCCACATGGTTCAAGTTCTTTTCCTCCTATTCCTGAGGACCCCCAAATGGGTGGACCCTCGAACGCGGTGCCGGAGAACGATCCTCCGCCAGCTTCTTATGCACCACCACAGCCGCCTACGGGTTTCGACAACCCAATTCCGACTTAA